One region of Ardenticatenales bacterium genomic DNA includes:
- a CDS encoding ABC transporter ATP-binding protein, with amino-acid sequence MGFHGGGWWAFISHDEKQDRPRVSRALLLRVWGFAHPYRRKVALLLLTILLISALSLVSPLLFRDLIDNALPNKDFRRLNWLALGMIAIPLLNGIIGVFQRRTQSQVGEGIIYDLRRATYGHMQRMSLRFFTQTRTGELMSRLNNDVIGAQSAVTGTLVSIISNIIALVTTLAVMIALEWRLTLLGLVILPLFLFPARRVGRRLRDLRRKSMEYNAEMNNVMNETLNISGALLVKLFGRQGHEMGRFSEHAGNVRNVGVLSAVTSQWFMLALGVVSAIGTAVVFWVGGYLVLRDAFTIGTIVAFSNYLTRLYGPLMALTNAPVEFAQSMVSFERVFEALDIPVEIDEAPDAVALQDVEGRIRFEDVTFSYQANEDKAVGLAEIARFTWGGSAAHLKRGKQRENGADGEKEEMPASPRWALTDLNFSISPGQLAALVGPSGAGKTTITYLIPRLYDPTTGRVCLDGQDVKSLTLSSLSDNIGMVTQETYLFYDTIRANLLYARPDATDMEMVAAAKAANIHDFVASLPDGYDTVVGERGYRLSGGERQRIAIARVILKNPRILVLDEATSHLDSLSEALIQEALHRVMKGRTSLVIAHRLSTILAADVILVVDKGRLVEQGTHEELLARNGLYTSLYETQFMPEAVMPA; translated from the coding sequence ATGGGCTTTCATGGCGGCGGCTGGTGGGCTTTCATCAGCCATGACGAAAAACAGGACCGACCGCGGGTATCGCGGGCACTGCTGCTGCGCGTCTGGGGATTTGCTCACCCCTATCGCCGCAAAGTCGCCCTCCTCCTGCTCACGATATTGCTGATTTCCGCGCTCTCGCTCGTTTCCCCTCTGCTCTTCCGCGATCTGATTGACAACGCCCTGCCGAACAAGGATTTTCGCCGCCTGAACTGGCTGGCGCTGGGTATGATCGCCATTCCCTTGCTCAACGGCATCATTGGCGTTTTCCAGCGGCGCACGCAGTCGCAGGTGGGCGAGGGCATTATTTACGATTTGCGGCGGGCAACCTACGGACACATGCAGCGCATGTCGCTGCGCTTCTTCACGCAGACGCGCACGGGCGAGCTGATGTCCCGCCTGAACAACGATGTGATCGGGGCGCAAAGCGCGGTCACGGGCACGTTGGTGAGCATTATCTCCAACATTATCGCCCTGGTGACGACGCTGGCGGTGATGATTGCGCTCGAATGGCGGCTGACGCTGTTGGGGCTGGTCATTCTGCCGCTGTTCCTCTTTCCGGCGCGACGGGTGGGCCGTCGCCTGCGTGATTTGCGCCGCAAGTCGATGGAATACAACGCGGAGATGAACAACGTCATGAATGAGACGTTGAATATCAGCGGGGCGCTGCTGGTGAAGCTGTTCGGGCGGCAGGGGCATGAGATGGGTCGGTTTAGCGAACATGCCGGCAATGTCCGTAACGTTGGCGTGCTATCAGCCGTGACCAGCCAATGGTTCATGCTGGCCCTCGGCGTTGTCAGCGCCATCGGAACCGCCGTCGTCTTTTGGGTTGGCGGCTACCTCGTCTTGCGCGACGCCTTCACCATCGGCACGATAGTTGCCTTTAGCAACTACCTCACCCGCCTCTACGGTCCTCTGATGGCCCTCACCAATGCTCCCGTCGAATTCGCGCAAAGTATGGTCAGCTTTGAGCGCGTGTTTGAGGCGTTGGACATCCCGGTGGAGATCGACGAAGCGCCGGACGCCGTCGCCTTGCAAGACGTGGAAGGGCGTATCCGCTTCGAGGATGTCACCTTCAGCTATCAGGCCAATGAAGACAAGGCCGTGGGGTTGGCGGAAATTGCCCGCTTTACCTGGGGCGGCAGCGCGGCACACCTGAAGCGGGGCAAGCAGCGGGAAAATGGGGCGGATGGGGAGAAAGAGGAAATGCCGGCATCACCCCGCTGGGCACTGACGGATCTCAACTTCTCCATCTCCCCCGGACAGTTGGCGGCACTGGTGGGGCCGAGCGGCGCGGGCAAAACCACGATCACCTACCTGATCCCCCGCCTCTATGACCCCACGACCGGGCGCGTCTGCCTTGATGGTCAGGACGTGAAATCCCTCACGCTGTCCTCGTTGTCCGACAACATCGGCATGGTCACGCAGGAGACCTACCTGTTTTATGACACTATCCGCGCCAACCTGCTCTACGCCCGCCCCGATGCCACGGATATGGAGATGGTGGCCGCGGCCAAAGCGGCCAATATCCACGACTTCGTCGCCAGTCTGCCGGACGGCTATGACACGGTGGTGGGGGAGCGGGGCTATCGCCTCAGTGGCGGCGAGCGCCAGCGCATTGCCATTGCTCGCGTCATTTTGAAGAATCCGCGCATTCTGGTTTTGGACGAGGCCACGTCGCACCTGGATTCGCTCTCGGAAGCCTTGATACAAGAGGCATTGCATCGGGTGATGAAGGGGCGCACCAGTCTGGTGATTGCTCACCGGCTTTCCACGATTTTGGCCGCCGATGTGATCCTGGTGGTTGACAAGGGGCGGCTGGTGGAACAGGGCACGCACGAGGAGCTTTTGGCGCGCAATGGCCTCTATACGTCGTTGTATGAGACCCAGTTTATGCCGGAGGCGGTGATGCCGGCATAA
- a CDS encoding FHA domain-containing protein, which translates to MDLLVVLFALRLLGALLLLAFLGGIAWIVYQDMRVVETTMSDRQRRYGYLRVVGSLEEMPARDTLFPLLPITSLGRSPNNTIVLRDNYASSEHALITLRGQQWWLEDLGSRNGTRLNNLPVTGATVISAGDVVMIGNVQLKIELSG; encoded by the coding sequence ATGGACTTGTTGGTGGTGTTGTTCGCGCTGCGGTTGTTGGGGGCATTGCTCCTGCTGGCCTTTCTGGGGGGAATCGCCTGGATTGTTTATCAGGATATGCGGGTGGTGGAGACGACAATGAGCGACCGCCAACGGCGATATGGGTATTTGCGGGTTGTGGGGAGTTTGGAAGAAATGCCGGCACGCGACACCCTCTTTCCCCTCCTGCCCATCACCAGCCTGGGCCGCTCCCCCAACAACACCATCGTCCTGCGGGACAATTACGCTTCCAGCGAACACGCCCTCATCACCCTGCGCGGCCAGCAATGGTGGCTGGAAGACCTGGGCAGCCGCAACGGAACCCGCCTCAACAACCTGCCCGTCACCGGCGCTACGGTCATTTCCGCCGGCGACGTCGTCATGATCGGCAACGTGCAGTTGAAAATAGAGTTGAGTGGGTGA
- a CDS encoding DUF3662 domain-containing protein, whose amino-acid sequence MARKKRFTSFEQLAQRFVEGSFSRLLGGQFTALEAATQLHRVLEDREQQGLVVSVCRLRLHPGDMAQLARQHADVPSEVLRQLVSLMKQSGLTLAVMPALELIPDPDLSPHQVQIDIEEMADEEETTQIFKVRQTASAMMADIQALDAFLIVNGRQHVSLNQPVTNLGRRDDNDVVLDSPTVSRRHAQIRWRYGRFVLYDLGSRVGTRLNGRITQESVLTAGDVIGLSGETLIYAEGLSEREPASTADMDDGDITLAFRPRLNDEQDAA is encoded by the coding sequence ATGGCACGCAAGAAGCGATTCACCTCCTTTGAACAATTGGCGCAGCGATTCGTGGAAGGCTCTTTTAGCCGTTTGCTGGGGGGACAGTTTACGGCGCTGGAGGCGGCGACGCAGCTTCATCGCGTGCTGGAGGATCGGGAGCAACAGGGATTGGTCGTGTCGGTGTGCCGTTTGCGACTGCACCCTGGGGATATGGCGCAGTTGGCGCGGCAACATGCGGATGTGCCGTCGGAGGTCCTGCGGCAACTCGTTTCCTTGATGAAACAATCTGGCCTGACTTTGGCGGTAATGCCGGCATTAGAGCTGATCCCGGATCCCGATCTCTCCCCGCACCAGGTACAAATCGACATCGAAGAAATGGCCGACGAAGAAGAAACGACGCAAATCTTCAAAGTGCGGCAGACTGCATCCGCCATGATGGCCGACATTCAGGCGCTGGATGCCTTTCTCATCGTCAATGGTCGTCAGCACGTGTCCCTGAACCAGCCGGTGACCAACCTGGGCCGCCGCGACGACAATGACGTGGTGCTGGATTCCCCCACCGTCAGCCGCCGCCACGCCCAGATTCGCTGGCGCTATGGGCGTTTTGTGCTGTATGACCTGGGTAGCCGTGTGGGGACGCGCCTCAATGGCCGGATTACGCAAGAGTCTGTGCTGACCGCGGGCGACGTGATCGGCCTCAGCGGGGAAACCTTGATCTATGCGGAGGGATTGTCAGAGCGGGAACCGGCGTCGACCGCCGACATGGATGATGGGGACATCACGCTGGCATTTCGTCCCCGGCTCAATGATGAACAGGATGCGGCGTAG
- the selD gene encoding selenide, water dikinase SelD, translating to MNEPAFRLTTLASCAGUASKLGPADLAHVLQPLQNIFNPADYPRLLVGLAAADDAAVYQINDRQAIISTTDFFPPVVDDPYDFGAIAAANALSDIYAMGGEVLFAINLVAFPEDVDRDILREILRGGAEKVAEAGGVIAGGHSITDKEPKYGLAVTGWVHPRQIKTKGGANPGDRLFLTKPLGTGMVTTALKQGLAHADDVQAAVASMKQLNKAAAQAAIAAGVRAMTDVTGFGLLGHAHEMAHLGHVRFRLRADQLPWLPGARRYAEMGAFPGGAHRNYDYFHPWVTFAPDIDDTLQNMLWTPETSGGIFTAVPAAAVAEFQAHFPAARPVGDVLPGDGQIEVV from the coding sequence ATGAACGAACCAGCCTTTCGCCTGACCACGCTCGCCTCTTGCGCCGGTTGAGCTTCCAAGCTCGGCCCCGCCGACCTGGCGCACGTGTTGCAGCCACTCCAAAACATCTTCAATCCCGCGGACTATCCCCGCCTGCTGGTTGGACTGGCGGCGGCGGACGATGCCGCCGTCTACCAGATCAACGACCGGCAGGCCATCATCAGCACCACCGACTTCTTCCCGCCTGTCGTGGACGATCCGTATGATTTCGGGGCAATTGCCGCCGCCAATGCCCTTTCCGACATCTACGCCATGGGTGGTGAGGTGCTGTTTGCCATCAATCTGGTCGCCTTCCCCGAGGACGTGGACCGAGACATCTTGCGCGAGATTCTGCGCGGCGGCGCGGAAAAAGTAGCCGAGGCGGGCGGCGTTATCGCCGGCGGACACAGCATTACGGACAAGGAACCGAAGTATGGTCTGGCCGTGACCGGATGGGTGCACCCGCGGCAGATCAAGACCAAAGGCGGAGCCAACCCTGGCGATCGGCTCTTCCTCACCAAACCACTGGGAACCGGCATGGTCACAACGGCGCTGAAGCAGGGACTGGCCCACGCCGACGACGTGCAGGCAGCCGTGGCAAGCATGAAGCAACTGAACAAGGCAGCGGCGCAGGCGGCCATTGCCGCCGGTGTGCGCGCCATGACGGATGTGACCGGCTTTGGCCTGTTGGGGCACGCGCACGAAATGGCCCACCTGGGGCACGTACGCTTCCGCTTGCGCGCGGACCAACTGCCGTGGCTGCCCGGCGCACGGCGTTATGCGGAAATGGGCGCATTTCCCGGCGGCGCGCACCGCAACTATGACTACTTCCATCCCTGGGTCACGTTCGCCCCGGACATCGACGATACGCTGCAAAATATGCTGTGGACGCCCGAAACCTCCGGCGGCATCTTCACCGCCGTTCCCGCCGCGGCCGTGGCCGAGTTCCAGGCGCATTTTCCCGCCGCGCGGCCGGTCGGCGACGTTTTACCGGGCGATGGCCAAATCGAAGTGGTGTGA
- a CDS encoding aminopeptidase P family protein, whose product MSYPSVYHQRLALLRAQFPAWGIDAILIGSPQNRRWLSGFTGSAAQLIITADRALLATDSRYWEQAAHEAPAFQLWKLGHDREGDFEAAVAASGATRIGVESQHMTLAAFARLRRMTGVDWVECKETVEPMRAIKSEAEIDLIAQAAAITDAAMNQMQTLARAGITEKELAWLLERTMREAGADGMAFTVIVASGPNAALPHHHPGDRRLQAGDAIVVDMGAMLDGYHSDLTRTFFLGAEPDDAFWEVYNLVLAAQEAALDGLRAGITGKEADALARDVITAAGHSEHFGHGLGHGVGLEIHEEPRLSVLREQEKLASGMVVTVEPGVYIPGWGGVRIEDLALVTENGIHLLSHAAKNPIIPQR is encoded by the coding sequence ATGTCCTATCCATCCGTCTATCACCAACGCCTGGCCCTCCTCCGCGCACAATTCCCCGCCTGGGGCATTGACGCCATTCTCATCGGCAGTCCGCAAAATCGCCGCTGGCTCAGCGGCTTCACCGGCTCCGCCGCGCAACTCATCATCACCGCCGACCGGGCACTGCTGGCGACGGACTCGCGCTATTGGGAGCAGGCCGCGCATGAAGCGCCGGCATTTCAACTGTGGAAGTTGGGGCACGACCGCGAAGGAGACTTCGAGGCGGCGGTGGCGGCCAGCGGGGCAACGCGCATTGGCGTGGAAAGCCAGCACATGACGCTGGCGGCGTTTGCGCGCTTGCGCCGGATGACGGGGGTTGACTGGGTGGAATGCAAGGAAACGGTGGAGCCGATGCGGGCTATCAAGTCGGAGGCGGAGATAGATTTGATTGCCCAGGCCGCGGCCATCACGGACGCCGCCATGAACCAGATGCAGACGTTGGCTCGTGCCGGCATAACCGAGAAAGAACTCGCCTGGCTGTTGGAACGCACCATGCGCGAAGCGGGCGCGGACGGCATGGCCTTCACCGTCATCGTCGCCAGCGGCCCCAACGCGGCGCTGCCGCACCACCACCCCGGCGACCGCCGCCTGCAAGCGGGCGACGCCATCGTCGTGGACATGGGGGCGATGCTGGATGGCTACCATAGCGATCTGACGCGCACCTTTTTCCTGGGCGCGGAACCGGATGATGCGTTTTGGGAGGTGTACAACCTGGTTTTGGCGGCACAGGAAGCGGCTCTTGATGGCCTTCGTGCCGGCATAACGGGCAAAGAAGCAGACGCCCTGGCCCGCGACGTGATCACCGCCGCCGGGCACAGCGAGCATTTCGGGCATGGATTGGGACACGGCGTCGGCCTGGAAATCCACGAGGAACCGCGCCTCTCCGTGCTGCGCGAGCAGGAAAAGCTGGCCAGCGGCATGGTCGTCACCGTCGAACCCGGCGTCTACATCCCCGGCTGGGGCGGCGTGCGCATCGAAGACCTGGCCCTGGTCACGGAAAACGGCATCCACCTCCTCAGCCACGCCGCGAAGAATCCGATCATTCCCCAGCGGTAA
- a CDS encoding transposase, with product MAGRSRFWDNIFVERLWRSVKHENIYIQEYDTVSDLTTGLADCFQLCNYERPHQDLGYLTPADIHFAANTPIL from the coding sequence CTGGCCGGACGCAGTCGGTTCTGGGACAACATTTTCGTTGAACGGCTGTGGCGGTCAGTCAAACACGAGAACATTTACATCCAAGAGTACGATACAGTGTCCGACCTGACCACCGGCTTGGCAGACTGCTTCCAGCTCTGCAATTACGAACGCCCGCATCAGGACCTTGGCTACCTGACACCTGCCGATATTCATTTTGCCGCTAACACTCCAATTCTGTGA